CTTTTATTCATGCACAtaaattgtcaaatttattttcCTTTCAGTTTGTATACTAAGAAATTCTGAACTGTTGATGATGATACACAGATAGTtttagttacatgtatatactccATTTCATGACTTCAAACTGCAATCCCTTGCAAAATGCTGTCAGTCGGGGCTGTTGTCTTTCCTGTGATCTCCTGTAATGGCTCTTGTTTCCCTCCAAACCCCTCCAAGATATATTTACTCCATGACACGAGAAGATTGAGGTGTCGATAAGTGAAACAGAATTTTTTTGTGGGATACTattagaattttaaaattagccgacaaaaacaacaacacaggcACCTCTTCCAAAAGCATGGAAAAATCCCTttgtaaaatcagaaaaaacattcacaaaaaATCCCTGAAAAATGTTTCACAAGGTGTGCAAGTTTCTTATTCACTGTATGTTGGAGCCTTTGTAGGTTTAGGTTTTGTTGATGCAAACTAagctaatttattatttcattacagGTTGAACTTTGTGCTTAAATGTCATGTAAAGGTCATGGTATAAAAATTCATTCACTAGCATTTAAATTTATCTTGTCTCCGTGtttgattttgaagaaaaaagggCAACAAACAATTATAGTCTTAGACTCGAGTGTCCATCAGAGGTGGCATCAATGCGCAAACACTAACTGTTTAAAACTCAAAACTGTTTGAAGTTATGAAAATTTAATTTGGTACACTAGTTGAGAGTGacattatacacatgtatagcaggCTCATTGCTCtaactttaataattgtcaagttgTCCCCTTTCTTTgactttaaaattgaatataagTAAGTCACACCATGGTCTCTTGTGACATGGTATGCTTATagattttgaaaagtttttaaacagagaatttataatatatacatgtttgcgTGTAAGGAACTTGCTTGGATGAAATTAGAAATGCATTATGTCAACCATTGCAGGTGCTGCTCAGATGGATGGCTGTATTTTGGTAGTAGCTGCTACAGACGGTACCATGCCACAGACCAGAGAGCACCTCATTCTTGCAAAGCAGATTGGCATTAAGAAGCTTGTAGTGTTCATCAACAAAGCTGATGCTGCCGATGCTGAAATGTTAGAACTTGTTGAGATGGAAATTCGTGAGTTATTGACTGAAATAGGTTTTGATGGTGACAACACCCCTATTGTTTGTGGTTCAGCTCTGAACTGTCTGAATGGTGAAAATCCTACATTAGGGAAAGAAAAGGTACTGGAACTGTTGAAACATGTGGATGAGTATATTCCACTTCCCCAAAGAGACCTTGATAAAGACTTCAGTTTACCTGTGGAAGGAGTTGTAAACATCACAGGCCGAGGAGTTGTGATTACAGGTAAGCTTGACCAGGGCGTCATAAAGAAAGGTGATGCCTGTGAGGTCATTGGCTATGATAAGAAATTGAAGAGCTCTATTCAGGGGATTGAGATGTTCCGACAGTTGCTCGATCGTGGGGAAGCTGGGGACCAGATGGGATGTCTTGTAAAGGGTATTAAGAAAGAAGAAGTCAGACGAGGCATGGTTCTCTGCAAGCCCGGCCTGTACGACTTGCACAACTATGTTGAGTCCCAGCTCTACCTATTGAAACCTGAGGAAGGTGGGAGGACAAAGCCCATCCTGCCGTTCCAGCAGCTTATGATGTACAACAAGAGCTTCGCCATGGCTGCCACTAGTGAGATCCCTCACAGGGACATGGTGATGCCAGGTGAAGACACCGCAGTCAGGTTCGTCCTCGGTCATGGCATGCCGGTTACTGAGGGCGACAGATTCACACTGCGCGACGGCAAGGGCACCATAGGTTATGGAGTGATCACCTCTCTCCTGGAACGGCGCGACCTTGCAGAATTTGAAAAGGTGAAGAAGGAAAGAAAGAAGGCTAGAAAGGCTGCTGCAGAGGCTGAGGAGCAGTAGACTGAACTTCTGGAAAATTTTATCAACCATGATCAAATGTTCATTAGTTTATCACCTAGTTATTTGCAATGTTGCTACAGTCATGGAATTTCTTATCTAAAGTATACATATTATGAAATGGTTAGTATTGCTATATTGAATTATGTGAGTATGTTCATTTTAGCTGGTTCAATTTCTACTCTGATACATTTTCACCTTCTGATGTCTGTTCATTTTATAGAGTGTTTGTTTGCTGATAAATCTGTATgtgatttaatataaaaaaaaaaaaaaagactttTGTTAGTTCGAAAAAATTGACTTACTgttagtttgaaataaaaattgtttgacATTAGGTAGCTAGAAATTATACTAAAATTTCAGGTCTCGGGTCATGATTTggttgataatttaaaaaaagtcaaagtGTTGACTAgattatgttctttttttatacaatctaGGAAGGAAAGGTTAGATAATTggtcaattttatgaaatataggTCTCATGGCATGATCAAGTTGTAGAGAAACACTTAGGCCTCATTTACtactttattttaatgaaacttggcaAGAATGTTGCTGTTAATGACAGGTTTGTGTATGAGTCATGTTGGTAATGAAGAGAAGCGaatgattttaatgagtttaAAGACGCATAATCTACCGAACGTAAATGTACGAACTACCTAATCTACACGTAGGTGAAACAAAACTACCGTATCTACACGTAAGTGTACAAACTACCGTATCTACACGTAGATGAACAAACTATCGTATCTACACGTAGATGTAATTAAAGCGTTGAATTGCCTTCAGCCTGCAATGTTATGTGAatatagtcatgtaattgtaaaaaataattataatacccccgacaaacgaagtctgaagggggtatattggcgTCACCCTGTGGTCagtcggtcggtttgtcggtcggtccgttgcaatttaccttgtccggagcataacttaaaaaaatctggatggaattggattaaacttcatacaatgatacagcataatgagaggaagtgcagtgtacaataaccataactctattcttgcttattactgagttattgcccttcgttactttttttttgtccggagtattacttgaaaagtactggatgggattcattggaacttcatacaatagtaaagcacaataagaggaagtgcaagtgttcaagaaccataactctactttagctaattactgagttattggcctttattttattttttttgctgtcaaatatttttccagacattaacttgcaaactactggatggaatttattaaaacttcatacaatgataaagcaAAATGAGAGGAAgagcagtgcacaagaaccataactctatttcagctaattacagagctACTGCCCttcattacttttttcttgtccggataTGGTAGTGTGTACATCTACGTGTAGATACTTCCTTTAAATGTGATATATATGACTCGTTGTGTAAAGTATTggacaaaactgataagcatgCCTAACTATAGGTACCCTAAAAACTGTTATCTAATGCTTCGCGAGTTAGACGGTGCTGGCAAGACAACATGGGCCACAGGAGTGAAAATACTTTTATTCGAACATGGTTTCGGTTTTGCATGGATCGCTGGCGAAGTAGGAAATATAACAAACTTTATTGTGCTATTTAAAAGCAGACTTAAAGACTGTGCAATGCAGAAGATGCAGGGATTTGTTGATTCTTCTCCGAAAGCGCTGCACTACAGACATTATAAAAGTCTTTTAAACCCAGAAAGATACCTTTCCATGGATCTACCATTCATATTGAAAAAGACATTTTCTAATTTCCGTTGCTCTAGTCACGTATTGCAAATTGAAAAAGGCCGACACGATAACATTGATCGGGACTTCAGGTTTTGTCCTTATTGTTTGAAACGAAATGTCTATGTTATAGAGGATGAATACCACTTTTTATTACTCTGTCCGTTGTATAATGATGTTAGACAAACGTACTTGTATGACCAACTTGAAAATAGAATGATAACGCTtcacttgttttacaaactattaTCAGACTACAATAGGCGAAGTGTTATATTGGTTGCACACTATATTGCAAAGGCTTTTGCTATTCGAGAGGAATTCATTCGTGATCGATAGTTTTCTATcatagttatattttatattactattATGTAATTctctgatatttgtattttgggccggaggccttgtactacaataaacattatgttatgttatgttatacgGTAGTTTATatatctacatgtatacatCTACGTGTGGATATGGTAGTGTGTACATCTACGTGTGGATATGGAAGTGTGTACATCTACGTGTGGATATGGAAGTGTGTACATCTACGTGTGGATATGGAAGTGAAAAGTCTACAGCCTAAAACAGCtctttatatacaaaataccGTACATACACGTAGATGTACGATTAACCGTATCTGAACGTAGATGTACAACTACTGCATCTACACGTTGATGTATAACTACCGTATCTACATGTTGATGTACAAACTACCGTCTATATACGTAGATGTACAAACTACCGTATCTACCCGTATTTGCACAAACTACCATATCTACACGTTGATGTACAAACTACCGTATCTACACGTTAATGTACAAACTACCGTATCTACACGTAGATGTACAAACTACCGTATCTACACGTTAATGTACAAACTACCGTATCTACACGGAGATGTACAAACTACCGTATCTACACGTTAATGTACAAACTACCGTATCTACACGTAGATGTACAAACTACCGTATCTACACGTTAATGTACAAACTACCGTATCTACACGTAGATGTACAAACTACCGTATCTACACGTTAATGTACAAACTACCGTATTTACACGTAGATGTGAAAACTGCTGTATATACACGTAGGTTTACAAACTGCCGTATAAACATGTAGATATGTAGATGTTCGATTTACCGTATTTGAACGTGGATGTACAAACTACCGTATCTACACGCTGATGTACAAACTACCGTATGTACAAGTTGACGTACAAACTAACGTATCTGCATGCAGATGTACAAACTACAGTATATCCAAGTTGATGGACAAACTACCGTATCTACACGTAAATGTACAAACCACCGTATATACTGGTAGATGTTAAAACCGCCGTATATTCTCTATATGTACGGTTTACTGTATCTGAAAGTGGATGTGCAAACTACCGTATATACACGTAGATGTACACACTACCATATCCACACGAAGATGTATAAACTACCATATCCACACGTAGATGTATAAACTACCATATCCACACGTAGATATATGAATTACCGTATCTACACATAGATGTATACACTACCATATCCACACGTAGATGTACACACTATTATATCCACACGTAGATGTACACGTCCATATCCACACGTAGATATATAAACTACCGTATCTACACGTAGATGTACACACTACCATATTCACACTTAGATGTACACACTACCGTATATATACGTAGATGTACAATATACCGTATCTATCCGTATATGAACAAGCTACTGTATGAACACATAGATGTATAAACTACCGTATCTACACGTAGATGTATAAACTACCGTATCTACACGTTAATGTATAAACTACCGTACCTACACGTAGATGTACAAACTACCGTATGTATACGTAGATGTACAAACTACCGTATCTACCCGTATATGAACAAGCTACTGTATGAACACGCAGATGTACAAACTACCGTATCTACACGTTAATGTACAAACTGCCGTATCTACACGTAGATGTGAAAACTGCTGTATATACACGTAGGTTTACAAACTGccgtatatacatgtagatgtaCGATTTACCGTATCTACACGTAGATGTACAAACTACCGTATCTACAGGTATATGAACAAACAGCCGTATCTAGACGTAGATGAACAAACTACCGTATCTTTACGTATATGTACAAACTACCGTATCTAGATGTAGATGAACAAACAACAGAACGTAGATATATGAACTACCTACCTACACATAATTGTACGAACTACTGTATCTAAACTTAGATATATCAACTACCTTATCTACTCGTAGATGAACAAACTACACGTGTATGTACTACTTACCATGAATACATGTAGATATACGAATTACCATATCCTTAAGTAGATGTACAAACTACCGTATCTACACGTAGATGAACAAACAGCCGTATCTACACGTAGTTGAACAAACTACCGCATCAACACGTATATGAACAAACCACCGTTTCTACACGTATCTTTACGTATATATACAAACTACCGtaaatacacatatatgtataaactacCGTATCAACACGTATATGCACCAACTACCGTATCAACGCGTATATGCACCAACTACCGTATCTACACGTAGATGTACGAACTACCGTTTCTACACGTAGATGAACAAACTACCGTATTTACACGAGAGTGTACAAACTACCGTATCTACACGTATATGCACCAACTACCGTATCAACCCGTATATGCACCAACTACCGTATCTACACGTAGGTGTACGAACTACCGTTTCTACACGTATATGTATAAACTACCGTATATACACGAGAGTGTACAAATTACCATATCTTTACATTGAGCAACAAACTACCGTATCTACACATAGATGTACAAACTATCGTATCCACACGTCCATGAACAAACTACCGTATCTACTTCTAGTTGTACGAACTACCGTATCTGCTCGAAGATGTACAAATTACCGTATATTTACGTAGATGAACAAACTACCGTATTACACGTTTATGTACACATTACCGTATCTACACGTAGATGAACAAACTACCGTATCTACTACTAGTTGTACGAACTACCGTATCTGTACTTAGATGTACGAACTACCGTATCTGCTCGAAGATGAACAAATTACCGTATCTACACGTAGATGTACAAACTACCGCATCTACAACTAGTTGTACGAGTTACCGTATCTACACGTAGATGAAAAAACTACCGTATCTACACGTAGATGTACAAACTACCGTATCTACACGTAGATAAACAAACTACCTTCTCTACTACTAGTTGTACGAACTACCGTATCTACACGTTGATATACAAACTACCGTATCTACACGTTTATGTATAAACTACCGTATCAACAGGTTGATGTACAAACAACTGCATCTACTACTAGTTGTACGAACTACCGTATCTACACGTTTATGTACAAACTACCGTATCTACACGTAGATGTACAAACTACCGTATCTACACGTTGATATACAAACTACCGTATCTACACGTTTATGTATAAACTACCGTATCAACAGGTTGATGTACAAACAACTGCATCTACTACTAGTTGTACGAACTACCGTATCTACACGTTTATGTACAAACTACCGTATCTACACGTAGATGTACAAACTCCCGCATCTACACGTTGATGTACAAACTACCGTATCTTTACGTTGATGTACAAACTACCGTATCGACACGTAGATGTACAAACTTCCGCATCTACACGTTGATGTACAAACTACCGTATCTTTTACGTTGATGTACAAACTACCGTATCTACTACTAGTTGTACGAACTACCGTATCTACACGTTGATGTACAAACTACCGTATCTACTACTAGTTGTACGAACTACCGTATCTACACGTTGATGTACAAACTACCGCATCTACACGTTGATGTACAAACTACCGTATCTACACGTTGATGAACAAACTACCGCATCTACACGTTGATGTTTAAACTACCGTATCTACAGGTTGATGTACAAACTACCGCATCTACTACTAGTTGTACGAACTACCGTATCTACAAGTTGATGTACAAACTACCGTATCTACACGTTGTTGTACAAACTACCGTATCTACACGTTTACGTACAAACTATCGTATCTACACGTAGATGAACAAAAAACCATATCCACACGTAGATGTACAAACTACCGCATCTACTACTAGTTGTACGAACTATCGTATCAACACGTTGATGTACAAACTACCGCATCTACTACTAGTTGTACGAACTACCGTATCTACAAGTTGATGTACAAACTACCGCATCTACTACTAGTTGTACGAACTACCGTATCTACAAGTTGATGTACAAACTACCGTATCTACACGTTGATGTACAAACTACCGTATCTTTACGTTGATGTACAAACTACCGTATCGACACGTAGATGTACAAACTTCCGCATCTACACGTTGATGTACAAACTACCGTATCTTTTACGTTGATGTACAAACTACCGCATCTACTACTAGTTGTACGAACTACCGTATCTACAGGTTGATGTACAAACTACCGCATCTACTACTAGTTGTACGAACTACCGTATCTACAAGTTGATGTACAAACTACCGTATCTACACGTTGTTGTACAAACTACCGTATCTACACGTTTACGTACAAACTATCGTATCTACACGTAGATGAACAAAAAACCATATCCACACGTAGATGTACAAACTACCGCATCTACTACTAGTTGTACGAACTATCGTATCTACACGTTGATGTACAAACTACCGTATCTATTACTAGTTGTACAAACTACCGTATCTACACGTTTATGTACAAACTACCGTATCTACACGTTGATGTACAAACTACCGTATCTACTACTAGTTGTACGAACTACCGTATCTTCACTTTGATGTACAAACTACCGTATCTACCACTTGTTATACGAACTACTATATCTACACGTTGATATACAAACTACCGTATCTACACTTTTATGTTCAAACTATCGTATCTACATGTTGATGAACAAACTACCGTATCTACACGTAGTTGTACAAACTATCGTATCTACACGTTGATGTACAAACTACCGTATCTACACGTTGATGTACAAACTACCGTATCTACTACTAGTTGTACGAACAACCGTATCTACACGTTGATGTACAAACTACCGTATCTACTACTAGGTGTACGAACTACCGTATCTACACGTTGATGTACAAACTACCGTATCTACACGTTGATGTACAAACTACCGCATCTACTACTAGTTGTGCAAACTTACGTATCTTCAAGTTGATGTACAAACTACCGTATCTACACGTTGATGTACAAACTACCGTATCTACACGTTACGTACAAACTATCGTATCTACATGTAGATGAACAAAATACCATATCCACACGTAGATGTACAAACTACCGCATCTACTACTAGTTGTACGAACTACCGTATCTACACGTTGATGTACAAACTACCGTATCTACACGTTTATGTACAAACTACCGTATCTACGCGTTGATGTACAAACTACCGCATCTACTACTAGTTGTACGAACTACCGTATCTACACGTTTATGTACAAACTACCGTATCTACACGTAGATGAACAAACTACCACATCTACACGTTTATGTACAAACTACGGAATCTACTAGTAGTTGTACGAACTACTGTATCTACCTGTTGATGTACAAACTACCGTATCTACTACTAGTTGTACTAACTACCGTATCTACACGTTGATGTACAAACTACCGCATCTACACGTTGATGTACAAACTACCGCATCTACACGTTGATGTACAAACTACCGCATCTACACGTTGATGTTTAAACTACCGTATCAACACTTTGATGTACAAACTACCGTATCTACACATTGATGTACAAACTACCGCATCTACTACTAGTTGTGCGAACTACCCTATCTATAAGTTGATATACAAACTACCGTATCTACACGTTGATGTACAAACTACCGTATCTACACGTTTACGTACAAACTATCGTATCTACATGTAGATTTACAAAATACCATATCCACACGTAGATGTACAATCTACCGCATCTACTACTAATTGTACGAACTACCGTATCTACACGTTGATGTACAAACTACCGTATCTACACGTTGATGTACAAACTACCGTTTCTACTACTAGTTATACAAACTACCGTATCTACACGTTGATGTACAAACTACCGTATCTACACGTTGATGTACAAACTACCGTATCTACACGTTGATGTACAAACTACCGTATCTACACGTTTATGTACAAACTACCGTATCTACACGTTGATGTACAAACTACCGTATCTACTACTAGTTGTACAAACTACCGTATCTACTACTAGTTGTACAAACTACCGTATCTACACGTTTATGTACAAACTACCGTAT
The sequence above is drawn from the Mya arenaria isolate MELC-2E11 chromosome 14, ASM2691426v1 genome and encodes:
- the LOC128218466 gene encoding elongation factor Tu, mitochondrial-like, which codes for MASHVFRKLFLLNKSPVSAQYGANVCIRNLCVSATLRFATPGPPVAGKATFKRDKPHINIGTVGHVDHGKTTLTAAITKVLEEKKMAKFMKYEDIDKNPEEKARGITINATVVDYETDSRHYGHVDCPGHADYIKNMITGAAQMDGCILVVAATDGTMPQTREHLILAKQIGIKKLVVFINKADAADAEMLELVEMEIRELLTEIGFDGDNTPIVCGSALNCLNGENPTLGKEKVLELLKHVDEYIPLPQRDLDKDFSLPVEGVVNITGRGVVITGKLDQGVIKKGDACEVIGYDKKLKSSIQGIEMFRQLLDRGEAGDQMGCLVKGIKKEEVRRGMVLCKPGLYDLHNYVESQLYLLKPEEGGRTKPILPFQQLMMYNKSFAMAATSEIPHRDMVMPGEDTAVRFVLGHGMPVTEGDRFTLRDGKGTIGYGVITSLLERRDLAEFEKVKKERKKARKAAAEAEEQ